In the Rhinoderma darwinii isolate aRhiDar2 chromosome 13, aRhiDar2.hap1, whole genome shotgun sequence genome, one interval contains:
- the AATK gene encoding serine/threonine-protein kinase LMTK1 isoform X3, protein MGWIFALLFSSFCTPSFAFSSHFDSDGAPLSELSWPSSLAVVAVSFSGLITFIFLMLACLCCKKGDIGFKELDNVEGEDYTTEFSIQSSPDAQNGPEVYVLPLTEVSVPMSKQPARSVQLLKSTDLGRQSLLYLKEIGNGWFGKVLLGEVNSGLSSTQVVVKELKVSASVQEQMLFLEETQPFRVLQHPNLLQCLAQWAEITPYLLVMEFCPLGDLKGYLQSCATAESTSPDPLTLQRMGCEVCCGLLHLHKNNYTHSDLALRNCLLSADLTVKIGDYGLSHSKYRDDYLVTSDQLWVPLRWIAPELIDEVHGNLLVVDQTKASNIWSLGVTLWELFELGRQPYDTYSDRQVLGYVIKEQQLKLPKHQLKQLLSDRWYEVMQFCWLQPEQRPSAEEVHLLLSYLSVKGAGELEEEFEKRWNAMKPNGGADSGVHHDNELSSYPLLEHFSSDGFHSDGDDVLTVTQTSQGLNFEYKWERGQHEQYPLSPGCQSYQDMYYTTSTGDRLSLGVSPSGYENKDCNPDSRPLELVPVVSARSPSVAGDYYVRIEEHLGSNVQQEYSPQYEEHSVKYKEEPGTEEDSCNNSPSISLSMEPLLVHVENSTEDSGWLSQAKKRNSCSLSGDEADEHPVEENDGLKGFVDPLRASPSFNQFCQAQPGADEIPLPNTSESGDTGQIRRERFDTTKAEDGSQHSDFPPEISERTSQLPAFSPHWASNISSNNNISSEPQQHSLGVWCNHRSEDTQENESLPPYGPETWQAMETGEGDNNMSIAEGLRENFYKAEELMTQESSENHDPPGQCSTTAKTTVPYSDHIPHPLQSPDIDLGQEMDPLGVGLLIHCEDIQSTEEDVSIAVYQVVPLSPDKEINSLEKTDPKEFYQMQSDSEDEDTMELTSGVFTDLSSERGDLAPSFRSLQKQVGTPDSLDSLDMPSTSSSCGTFSLGTYAPCAHYKALDSGYDTENYESPEFVLKEPQDSRETEVYYQLSQSQENSLEPGDMPMSRSVSSDLQGLDAKNPYRDSAYFSDYDSFNREEEEEGDQREQQEASESSLCTKPDIETTVSDLEGNVEDTYQGHTVTNVEGDDPEISLSPLPSTAPKEVSLLEPPLIVREESVDEGLGLECPKDSSTEKQANTSSSVESVSSHRTFTLSPVQLCLTKTCMVKPGAVGSITLTTGLQADGKSSCNREALGASHLPKCLSPPLIRKEGRVGDTLDDDEEDEESDDSEESDEELRCYNIQEHSEESEEEHAAVPIVIADNGSCGHLRSLLKVPSFLPQAEPTELDRKKKAVSFFDDVTVYVFDQESPTLELPDQEFPELPPVLQEVTFKEPTNHLLDSGEFEWEEALPIKPVKSSFITTLPPVVLTTEVDRTPDPIPVSIPVAAPVPIPVPVQKPQLPVQFSRFSVSPTAVSRFSITQVADNAMGSLEEKVKTGDQV, encoded by the exons GAGCTTGATAATGTGGAGGGAGAAGACTACACCACAGAATTCTCTATCCAGAGTTCTCCAGACGCACAAAATGGACCAGAAGTTTATGTTCTTCCCCTTACAGAAGTGTCGGTGCCCATGTCGAAGCAGCCGGCAAGATCAG TGCAACTTCTTAAATCTACAGACCTGGGACGACAGAGCTTGTTGTACTTGAAGGAGATCGGTAATGGATGGTTTGGCAAG GTGCTGCTCGGGGAGGTGAATTCTGGACTCTCTAGTACTCAGGTCGTGGTGAAGGAACTTAAAGTCAGCGCCAGCGTTCAGGAGCAGATGCTTTTTCTAGAAGAGACACAGCCCTTCAG GGTTTTACAACATCCGAACCTTCTTCAGTGTCTGGCGCAGTGGGCGGAGATCACCCCTTATCTCTTGGTCATGGAATTCTGCCCGCTG GGAGATCTTAAAGGATATCTCCAGAGCTGTGCGACCGCAGAGTCCACATCGCCCGACCCACTGACCCTACAGCGGATGGGCTGTGAAGTTTGCTGCGGGCTCCTTCACCTGCACAAGAATAATTACACCCACAG TGACCTCGCTCTGCGGAACTGTCTACTTTCGGCTGACTTGACTGTGAAAATTGGCGACTATGGACTCTCTCATTCGAAGTATCGG GATGACTACCTTGTGACGTCGGACCAGTTGTGGGTTCCGCTGCGCTGGATCGCACCGGAGCTCATTGATGAAGTACATGGGAACTTGCTGGTCGTCGATCAGACCAAGGCCAGTAACATCTG GTCCCTGGGCGTCACTCTTTGGGAGCTGTTTGAATTGGGACGTCAGCCTTATGACACTTACTCCGACCGCCAGGTTCTCGGCTATGTTATCAAGGAACAGCAGCTCAAACTACCCAAGCACCAACTTAAGCAACTCCTCTCGGACCGCTG GTATGAGGTGATGCAGTTTTGCTGGCTGCAGCCAGAGCAAAGACCCTCAGCAGAGGAGGTGCACCTTCTTCTCTCCTACTTGAGTGTTAAGGGCGCTGGCGAGCTGGAGGAAGAGTTTGAAAAGCGCTGGAATGCCATGAAACCAAATGGTGGAGCCGATAGCGGGGTTCACCATGACAACGAACTCTCTTCCTACCCGCTactggaacatttctcctctgatgGATTTCACTCTGATGGAGATGATGTGTTAACGGTCACTCAAACAAGCCAGGGGCTCAACTTTGAGTATAAGTGGGAGCGTGGACAGCATGAACAATACCCACTGAGCCCTGGTTGCCAATCATACCAAGACATGTACTACACAACAAGCACTGGAGATAGACTAAGTCTGGGTGTGTCGCCATCTGGTTATGAAAATAAGGACTGTAATCCTGACTCTCGTCCACTTGAGTTGGTGCCAGTTGTAAGTGCTCGTAGTCCATCGGTGGCAGGAGACTATTATGTCCGTATTGAGGAACATCTAGGCAGCAATGTCCAGCAGGAATACAGTCCACAGTATGAAGAGCAcagtgtaaaatataaagaggaaCCGGGAACAGAGGAGGACTCATGTAATAATAGTCCTTCTATAAGCCTTTCTATGGAGCCCCTTCTGGTACATGTGGAGAACTCTACAGAAGATAGCGGTTGGCTTAGCCAGGCCAAAAAACGAAATTCGTGCTCTCTGTCTGGAGATGAGGCAGACGAGCATCCTGTTGAGGAGAATGACGGTTTAAAAGGTTTTGTTGACCCTCTTAGAGCCTCACCATCTTTTAATCAGTTCTGCCAAGCACAGCCTGGCGCCGATGAGATACCACTCCCAAATACATCTGAAAGTGGGGACACTGGGCAGATCCGTAGAGAAAGATTTGATACAACTAAAGCGGAGGATGGCTCACAGCACAGTGACTTTCCACCAGAAATATCTGAGAGGACTTCTCAACTTCCGGCATTTTCCCCACATTGGGCATCAAACATTTCATCGAACAATAATATCTCCAGTGAGCCGCAGCAACACAGCCTTGGTGTCTGGTGTAACCACCGCTCGGAAGACACCCAGGAGAACGAGTCACTACCACCATATGGACCTGAAACATGGCAAGCCATGGAGACTGGTGAAGGAGACAATAATATGTCCATAGCTGAAGGATTGCGGGAAAATTTTTACAAGGCTGAAGAGCTTATGACCCAGGAATCTTCAGAAAATCACGACCCACCAGGTCAATGCTCCACCACCGCTAAAACCACTGTACCCTACTCCGATCATATTCCCCATCCGTTACAGTCTCCAGACATAGATTTAGGTCAAGAAATGGATCCTCTAGGTGTAGGTTTGTTAATACATTGTGAAGATATTCAGAGCACAGAAGAAGATGTGTCCATTGCTGTATATCAAGTGGTCCCACTGTCACCAGATAAAGAGATAAACAGCCTGGAGAAGACAGACCCTAAAGAATTTTACCAGATGCAAAGTGACAGTGAAGACGAGGACACCATGGAGCTAACTTCTGGGGTGTTTACAGACCTCTCGAGTGAGAGAGGTGACTTGGCTCCATCCTTTAGGTCTTTGCAGAAACAGGTAGGGACTCCGGACTCTCTCGATTCTTTGGATATGCCATCTACATCCAGTTCCTGTGGGACATTTAGCCTTGGAACCTATGCCCCCTGCGCACATTACAAAGCACTGGACAGTGGCTACGACACGGAAAACTATGAGTCTCCAGAGTTTGTTTTAAAGGAACCACAAGACAGCAGAGAAACAGAGGTTTATTACCAGCTCAGTCAGTCCCAGGAGAATAGCCTGGAACCTGGAGATATGCCAATGTCCCGATCGGTCAGCAGTGATTTACAAGGTCTAGATGCCAAGAATCCCTACAGAGATTCTGCATATTTCTCAGACTATGACTCTTTTAATcgtgaggaagaagaggaaggagATCAAAGAGAACAGCAAGAAGCCTCAGAAAGCTCGCTGTGTACAAAGCCGGATATAGAAACTACGGTCTCAGACTTAGAGGGAAATGTTGAGGACACTTATCAAGGTCATACTGTGACCAACGTGGAAGGAGATGACCCAGAGATATCTCTTTCTCCTCTACCGTCTACTGCTCCAAAAGAGGTTTCATTGCTGGAGCCCCCTCTTATAGTACGGGAAGAGTCCGTGGATGAAGGTTTAGGGTTAGAATGTCCTAAAGATTCTTCCACTGAGAAACAAGCCAATACAAGTTCTTCTGTAGAGTCTGTCTCTTCACACAGGACCTTCACATTGTCCCCCGTCCAGTTGTGTCTGACCAAAACATGCATGGTGAAGCCAGGTGCAGTAGGCAGCATCACATTGACCACTGGTCTGCAGGCCGATGGCAAGTCGTCATGCAACAGAGAAGCACTGGGCGCCTCCCATCTACCCAAATGCCTTTCTCCTCCACTTATCCGGAAGGAGGGCAGAGTTGGTGACACcctggatgatgatgaggaggatgaagaaagTGATGACAGCGAGGAGTCTGATGAAGAGCTCCGCTGCTATAACATCCAGGAGCATAGTGAAGAGAGCGAGGAAGAGCACGCTGCTGTACCCATTGTTATCGCAGATAATGGGAGTTGTGGGCATCTCAGAAGCCTCCTGAAGGTGCCCAGTTTCTTGCCTCAGGCTGAACCAACAGAGCTGGACAGAAAGAAGAAAGCGGTGTCTTTCTTTGATGATGTTACCGTCTATGTGTTTGACCAG GAGAGCCCGACACTGGAGCTACCGGATCAGGAATTCCCAGAACTTCCTCCTGTGCTGCAGGAGGTGACTTTTAAGGAGCCCACAAACCACCTCCTAG ACAGCGGTGAGTTTGAGTGGGAGGAGGCCTTGCCTATTAAACCTGTGAAATCCTCCTTTATAACCACCCTCCCGCCGGTCGTGCTGACTACTGAAGTTGATCGCACCCCTGATCCCATACCTGTGTCCATTCCCGTGGCCGCACCTGTGCCCATTCCCGTGCCCGTCCAGAAGCCGCAGCTGCCTGTTCAGTTTTCCCGATTCAGCGTCTCTCCAACGGCTGTGTCCCGGTTCTCTATAACGCAAGTGGCCGACAATGCCATGGGATCCCTGGAAG aaaaagtcaagactGGAGATCAGGTCTAA